One genomic region from Bacillus aquiflavi encodes:
- the hemC gene encoding hydroxymethylbilane synthase: MRKIIVGSRRSKLAITQTKWVIEQLKKLGVPFDFEMKEIVTKGDRILDVTLSKVGGKGLFVKEIEQAMLNKEIDMAIHSMKDMPAVLPEGLMIGCIPKREDHRDALISKGNVPFHELKQGAIIGTSSLRRGAQLLAKRPDLHIKWIRGNIDTRLNKLKTEEYDAIILAAAGLFRMGWAKDVISDFLEPDICLPAVGQGALSIECRDDDHELLDQLSKLTCDHTEKTVKAERAFLHKMEGGCQVPIAGYATINHKDDIALTALVASPDGKTILKERVTGHDPVEVGCRAAELLADKGALQLIHSVKKELDQ, translated from the coding sequence ATGAGAAAAATTATCGTCGGATCAAGACGGAGTAAGCTTGCGATCACACAAACAAAATGGGTAATTGAACAATTAAAAAAACTCGGTGTCCCTTTTGATTTTGAGATGAAAGAAATTGTTACTAAAGGGGATCGAATATTAGATGTAACGTTATCAAAGGTAGGCGGAAAAGGATTGTTTGTTAAAGAAATTGAGCAGGCGATGCTAAATAAAGAGATTGATATGGCAATACATAGTATGAAAGATATGCCTGCTGTTCTGCCAGAAGGGCTTATGATTGGCTGTATACCTAAACGGGAAGATCATCGTGATGCTCTTATTTCTAAAGGAAATGTTCCCTTTCACGAATTAAAACAAGGTGCAATTATCGGTACAAGCAGTTTGCGACGGGGTGCCCAATTATTAGCGAAACGTCCAGATCTTCATATTAAGTGGATTCGCGGTAACATTGATACACGCTTGAACAAATTAAAAACAGAGGAATACGATGCGATTATATTGGCTGCAGCAGGTTTGTTTCGGATGGGATGGGCAAAAGATGTTATTTCAGATTTTTTAGAGCCTGATATTTGTCTCCCAGCTGTTGGACAAGGAGCTCTTTCAATTGAATGTCGCGATGATGATCATGAGTTGCTTGATCAGTTAAGTAAGCTAACTTGTGATCATACTGAAAAAACTGTTAAAGCAGAAAGAGCCTTTCTTCATAAGATGGAAGGGGGTTGTCAAGTACCAATTGCTGGATATGCAACAATCAATCATAAAGACGACATTGCCCTAACTGCACTTGTTGCTTCACCAGATGGAAAAACGATTCTTAAAGAACGAGTTACTGGTCATGATCCAGTAGAAGTAGGGTGTCGTGCGGCCGAGCTTCTTGCGGATAAGGGTGCACTTCAGTTAATCCATTCTGTAAAAAAGGAGCTCGATCAATAA
- the hemB gene encoding porphobilinogen synthase yields MKDLHFTRHRRLRQSANMRAIVRETHLHVEDFIYPLFIVVGQNIKQQVQSMPGVYQLSIDQLETEIEEIISLGIKSIILFGVPIEKDELGIGAYHNHGIVQEATRFIKKHFPDIIVVADTCLCEYTSHGHCGVVEKGGKVLNDPSLDLLAKTAVSQAEAGADIIAPSNMMDGFVAAIRAGLDEAGFEDVPIMSYAVKYASAFYGPFRDAADSTPQFGDRKTYQMDPANRLEAMREAESDVLEGADFLIVKPGMPYLDIVRDVKNNFNLPVVVYNVSGEYSLIKAAAQNGWIDEKGVVMEMLTSMKRAGADLIITYFAKDAARWLAE; encoded by the coding sequence ATGAAAGATTTACATTTTACCCGTCATCGCCGTTTACGGCAAAGTGCGAATATGCGTGCGATTGTTCGAGAAACCCATTTACATGTAGAAGATTTTATCTATCCCCTGTTTATTGTTGTAGGTCAAAATATTAAACAGCAAGTACAGTCTATGCCAGGAGTTTATCAGTTATCAATTGATCAGTTAGAAACAGAAATAGAAGAAATTATTTCTTTAGGAATTAAGTCGATTATATTATTTGGTGTTCCAATTGAAAAAGACGAGCTTGGTATAGGGGCTTACCATAATCATGGAATTGTTCAAGAAGCAACTCGATTTATAAAGAAACACTTTCCAGATATAATTGTTGTAGCTGATACATGTTTATGTGAGTATACAAGTCATGGTCATTGCGGTGTTGTTGAAAAAGGAGGAAAGGTATTAAACGATCCTTCATTAGATTTATTAGCGAAAACGGCAGTTAGTCAAGCAGAGGCTGGAGCGGATATTATCGCACCATCAAATATGATGGATGGGTTTGTGGCAGCAATTCGAGCGGGTCTTGATGAAGCAGGATTTGAAGATGTTCCGATTATGTCTTACGCAGTAAAATATGCCTCCGCTTTTTACGGACCATTTCGTGATGCGGCAGATAGTACGCCTCAATTTGGGGATCGTAAGACGTACCAAATGGATCCAGCCAATCGCCTCGAAGCTATGAGAGAAGCAGAATCGGATGTGTTAGAGGGTGCCGATTTTTTAATAGTAAAGCCTGGTATGCCATATTTAGATATTGTGCGTGACGTAAAAAATAATTTTAATTTGCCGGTTGTAGTTTACAATGTAAGTGGTGAATATTCGCTTATTAAAGCAGCCGCACAAAATGGCTGGATTGATGAAAAAGGTGTCGTGATGGAAATGCTTACGAGTATGAAACGGGCTGGAGCAGATCTTATTATTACTTATTTTGCAAAAGATGCGGCTCGTTGGTTAGCAGAGTAA
- a CDS encoding cytochrome C assembly family protein, with translation MVEIFLARLHELMVVLYALSVLLYFIDFLHSNRKANSIAFWLLAFVWILQTIFLILYMLKTGRFPVLTIFEGLYFYAWVLITLSLVINRLLRVDFTVFFTNVLGFLIMVIHTFAPFQFESRVMSEQLVSELLLIHITMAILSYGAFSLSFVFSLLYLIQYDLLKQKKWGDRLLRIADLTKLENMSYVLNVIGVPMLILALILGIQWAFIKLPNMNWFDTKIIGSFVVLSVYSFNLYLRVRKDIHGKTIALLNVGSFLIVLINFFLFGRLSSFHFWYS, from the coding sequence ATGGTTGAGATTTTTTTGGCGAGGCTGCATGAACTTATGGTTGTATTGTATGCCTTGAGCGTTCTTTTATATTTTATTGATTTTCTTCATAGCAACCGGAAGGCAAATTCAATCGCCTTCTGGTTACTTGCGTTTGTTTGGATTTTACAAACTATTTTTTTAATTTTGTATATGTTAAAAACAGGAAGATTCCCTGTCTTGACAATTTTTGAAGGACTTTATTTTTACGCATGGGTATTGATCACTCTATCGTTAGTAATCAATCGGTTGTTACGGGTTGATTTTACAGTTTTCTTTACAAATGTACTTGGATTTTTAATAATGGTTATTCATACATTTGCACCTTTTCAATTTGAATCAAGGGTGATGAGTGAGCAGCTTGTTTCTGAACTTCTGCTAATTCATATAACGATGGCAATCCTTTCATACGGTGCATTTTCTTTATCATTTGTATTTTCTCTTCTTTATTTAATTCAATATGATTTATTAAAACAGAAAAAATGGGGGGACAGACTATTAAGGATAGCAGATTTAACAAAGTTGGAGAATATGTCCTACGTATTAAATGTAATAGGGGTACCGATGCTAATATTAGCCTTAATTTTAGGTATTCAATGGGCATTTATTAAGTTGCCAAATATGAATTGGTTCGATACTAAAATTATTGGTTCATTTGTTGTCTTAAGTGTTTACAGCTTTAATTTATATTTAAGAGTAAGAAAAGATATTCATGGTAAAACGATAGCCCTTTTGAATGTAGGTTCATTTTTAATTGTGTTAATAAATTTCTTCTTGTTTGGACGGCTATCATCGTTTCATTTTTGGTATTCGTAA
- a CDS encoding uroporphyrinogen-III synthase, with the protein MSDVPLQGKNILIPRGKLQAKAFSEAIKEHGGVPIEIPLIGFRPTQIREELQQAIEQIDQYDWLIITSINSARFFLTKIPANLPSMPKIAAIGEKTERVIKELGFNVAFTPSEYVAEGFVKEFLPIISQGEKALLPKGDLARGVIVSALQKNNIQVNELIIYETFLPEESKQQLMKTLTETKLHILTFTSSSTVDHFMAVVNEAKLHDKIKESIVACIGPIAKKTAESHGLTVHVCPSIYTVDAMILQLIHYVSETRLEAK; encoded by the coding sequence ATGAGTGACGTTCCTTTGCAAGGGAAAAATATTCTTATTCCTAGAGGAAAGCTTCAAGCAAAGGCATTTTCTGAAGCTATTAAGGAACACGGGGGAGTGCCGATTGAAATTCCTCTAATCGGCTTTCGGCCTACGCAGATTAGAGAGGAACTTCAACAAGCGATTGAACAAATTGATCAGTATGACTGGCTAATTATTACAAGTATTAACTCAGCCCGGTTTTTTTTAACAAAAATCCCTGCTAATTTGCCATCTATGCCAAAAATCGCGGCAATTGGTGAAAAAACAGAACGAGTTATAAAGGAGCTTGGATTTAACGTAGCTTTTACTCCTAGTGAGTATGTCGCTGAAGGCTTTGTAAAGGAGTTTTTACCAATCATATCACAAGGGGAAAAGGCGCTTTTGCCAAAAGGCGATTTAGCAAGAGGTGTCATTGTCTCCGCGCTACAGAAAAATAATATTCAAGTAAATGAACTCATTATTTATGAAACATTTCTTCCAGAGGAAAGTAAGCAACAGTTAATGAAGACATTAACAGAAACAAAATTACACATTTTAACATTTACGAGTTCGTCAACAGTTGATCATTTTATGGCTGTCGTAAATGAGGCAAAATTGCATGATAAAATAAAGGAAAGTATCGTTGCGTGTATTGGACCAATTGCAAAGAAAACTGCTGAAAGTCACGGACTAACAGTGCATGTTTGTCCATCTATTTATACCGTAGATGCAATGATCTTACAATTAATTCACTATGTATCAGAAACGAGATTGGAGGCTAAATGA